Proteins co-encoded in one Verrucomicrobiia bacterium genomic window:
- a CDS encoding pitrilysin family protein encodes MNNAPSLPAIPPDVSVTTLKNGLTIIVREDHSAPVVSAQAWCMAGSIHEGRWLGAGLSHVLEHMLFKGTSTRPGSRIDQEVQEAGGYMNAYTSFDRTVYHIDVPNTGARVAIDILCDIMQNAALPPDELAKEMDVIRREMDMGYDDPGRRSSRRLFETAFTRSPYRFTIIGYPDIFNEVKAEDIRAYYHEKYAANNVFYVVVGDVRKQEVVAQIEQAYAQSKARPLAPAVLPAEPHQTAAREIVEEAAIELGHFHVAWHIPELRHPDVPILDVLAVLLGSGRSARLYRTVREQLGVVHHVDAWTYSPGSAGLFGMSAVADGDKFEAARDAMLAEVEKMKSAPVSSEELSKAVKQFISGTLASRKTMQGQAQDLGGSWLAANDLNFSARYLEAVKRITPADLQRVAKQYLTAENRTLFALLPEGCATTAASASSETADHPIQKFELSNGLRVLFKEDHRLPFVEFRAVFQGGVLTETRDTNGVTQLMSKLLLKGTRGRSADEISSEIESVGGHIDSYGGNNSFGVNAEVMSTDFNLGLELVADVLLNPTFPGDALEREREVQLANIQAQKDHLLKSASVAMRRTLFGDERYGLDPLGTEASVGAVQVKHLQDCHRRFTVPNNCVLAVFGDINPDEARSAIEKAFGSWKPSSEAMPFEKIEGGSGFAPRGMARVTEVRDKKQSVLVIGFPGTTLNSPERYALDLIQETCSDLGSRLFLRIRDELGLAYYVGAQHFPGIVPGYFSFYVGTMPEKVELVEKELFREAALLRESGLTEAELNRAKAKVIGQKKISRQDLGNVAMTSALDELYGLGFDHSDREDAHYSAVTLEQARATAERFLQEACAAIARVGSEPSAESPAIASTHRLASNT; translated from the coding sequence TTGAACAACGCACCATCGCTTCCCGCAATTCCCCCCGACGTTTCCGTCACAACGCTCAAGAACGGACTAACCATCATTGTCCGCGAAGATCACAGCGCGCCCGTGGTCTCTGCGCAGGCCTGGTGCATGGCCGGCAGCATTCATGAAGGCCGCTGGCTCGGCGCGGGCCTGTCGCACGTGCTCGAACACATGCTTTTCAAGGGCACTTCCACGCGTCCCGGCAGCCGCATCGACCAGGAAGTCCAGGAGGCGGGCGGTTACATGAACGCCTATACCAGCTTCGACCGCACGGTGTATCACATCGATGTTCCCAACACAGGCGCGCGGGTCGCGATCGACATCCTGTGCGATATCATGCAGAACGCGGCCCTGCCGCCGGATGAACTTGCGAAAGAGATGGACGTGATCCGTCGCGAGATGGACATGGGCTACGACGATCCCGGCCGCCGCTCAAGCCGCCGCCTTTTCGAGACCGCTTTCACGCGCAGTCCGTATCGTTTTACGATCATTGGGTATCCCGACATCTTCAACGAGGTGAAGGCCGAAGACATTCGCGCTTACTATCACGAAAAATACGCGGCGAACAACGTGTTCTACGTCGTCGTGGGCGACGTCCGCAAGCAGGAGGTCGTGGCGCAAATCGAACAGGCTTACGCCCAATCCAAGGCGCGTCCGCTTGCGCCTGCAGTGCTTCCAGCGGAACCCCACCAGACCGCCGCGCGCGAGATCGTGGAGGAAGCGGCGATCGAGCTCGGACATTTTCATGTTGCGTGGCACATCCCCGAGTTAAGACATCCCGACGTGCCCATTCTGGACGTGCTCGCGGTCCTGCTCGGCAGCGGCCGCAGCGCGCGCCTTTATCGAACCGTTCGCGAGCAACTTGGCGTGGTGCATCACGTGGATGCCTGGACTTACAGCCCCGGCAGCGCCGGACTTTTTGGCATGAGCGCCGTTGCCGATGGCGACAAATTCGAAGCAGCACGCGATGCGATGCTGGCGGAAGTCGAAAAGATGAAATCGGCACCAGTGAGTTCCGAGGAACTCAGCAAGGCAGTGAAGCAGTTCATATCGGGAACCCTTGCATCGCGAAAAACAATGCAGGGCCAGGCGCAGGATCTCGGCGGAAGCTGGCTTGCGGCAAACGACCTTAATTTTTCGGCGCGCTACCTCGAAGCGGTCAAGCGCATCACCCCTGCTGACCTTCAGCGTGTCGCCAAACAATACCTTACAGCCGAGAATCGCACGTTATTCGCGCTCCTGCCCGAAGGCTGCGCAACGACAGCGGCTTCGGCGTCGAGCGAGACGGCGGATCATCCGATCCAAAAATTCGAGCTCTCGAACGGCCTTCGCGTGTTGTTCAAGGAGGATCATCGTTTGCCATTTGTCGAATTCCGCGCGGTCTTCCAGGGCGGGGTTCTCACGGAAACTCGGGATACCAACGGTGTCACACAACTGATGAGCAAACTGCTGCTCAAGGGCACGAGGGGCCGCAGCGCCGATGAAATTTCGAGCGAGATCGAATCCGTGGGCGGTCACATCGACAGCTACGGCGGGAACAACAGTTTTGGAGTCAACGCCGAGGTCATGAGCACTGATTTCAACCTGGGACTGGAACTCGTTGCTGATGTGCTGCTCAACCCAACGTTCCCTGGGGACGCACTGGAACGCGAACGCGAAGTGCAGCTCGCTAACATTCAGGCGCAAAAGGATCATCTGCTCAAGAGCGCGAGCGTCGCCATGAGGCGCACGCTGTTCGGCGATGAGCGCTATGGATTGGATCCGTTGGGGACGGAGGCGAGTGTTGGAGCGGTTCAGGTGAAGCACCTGCAGGATTGTCATCGCCGCTTCACGGTGCCCAACAATTGCGTGCTCGCCGTGTTCGGCGACATCAATCCTGACGAAGCGCGGAGTGCCATCGAAAAAGCGTTTGGTTCGTGGAAGCCCAGCAGTGAGGCGATGCCGTTTGAGAAGATCGAAGGCGGCAGCGGCTTTGCTCCGCGTGGGATGGCGCGAGTCACTGAAGTCCGCGACAAAAAGCAATCCGTCCTCGTCATTGGATTTCCCGGCACGACGCTCAATTCCCCTGAGCGCTATGCCCTGGACCTGATTCAGGAAACCTGCAGCGACCTCGGTTCCCGGCTGTTCCTTCGCATCCGCGACGAACTCGGCCTGGCATATTACGTGGGAGCCCAGCATTTTCCAGGGATCGTTCCCGGATATTTTTCGTTCTATGTCGGGACGATGCCGGAGAAGGTTGAGCTGGTGGAGAAGGAGCTGTTTCGTGAAGCCGCTTTGCTGCGCGAATCCGGGCTCACCGAGGCTGAACTGAATCGTGCAAAGGCGAAGGTGATAGGACAGAAAAAGATTTCGCGGCAGGATCTCGGAAACGTCGCGATGACGAGCGCTTTGGATGAACTATACGGGCTGGGCTTTGATCATTCCGATCGCGAAGACGCGCATTACAGCGCGGTGACTCTTGAGCAAGCCCGCGCCACGGCGGAACGGTTTCTGCAGGAGGCATGTGCTGCCATTGCGCGGGTTGGATCCGAACCGTCCGCGGAGAGCCCGGCCATTGCCAGCACTCATCGGCTAGCTTCGAATACTTAA
- a CDS encoding Minf_1886 family protein: MHEPTFEDGLDLILTKDSRYQRDGYLFVREALDHTQKAIVKENRGNLRHVSGQELLGGIREYALSQFGPMTSTVLAEWGIRNCQDFGEIVFNMVEAGLLAKTEKDSRDDFQNGYDFFEAFEKPFLPSHKLNNRGAAASPADTQPNR, encoded by the coding sequence ATGCACGAACCGACATTCGAAGACGGATTGGACCTGATCCTCACCAAGGACTCCCGCTATCAACGGGATGGATATCTGTTCGTTCGCGAGGCCCTCGATCATACACAAAAAGCGATCGTGAAGGAAAACCGCGGCAACCTGCGCCACGTCAGCGGACAGGAACTCCTCGGCGGCATCCGCGAATACGCGCTCTCGCAGTTCGGCCCGATGACATCGACGGTCCTGGCCGAATGGGGCATTCGCAATTGCCAGGATTTCGGCGAGATCGTCTTCAACATGGTCGAAGCGGGCCTCCTCGCGAAGACCGAGAAAGACAGCCGCGATGACTTCCAGAACGGCTACGATTTCTTTGAAGCCTTTGAGAAACCATTTCTTCCATCGCACAAGCTGAACAACCGCGGCGCAGCCGCCAGCCCCGCGGACACGCAGCCGAACCGCTAG
- a CDS encoding class I tRNA ligase family protein, which produces MITRSMASSRRQYPFHLIEPKWQHAWDQNHSFRAFSPGDAVPADHPFALRHGIKSGAAETSQLPRKFYILDMFPYPSGAGLHVGHPEGYTATDILARYRRSQGFNVLHPMGWDAFGLPAEQYAIKTGQHPRVTTEANIANFKRQIKSLGFSYDWSREVDTTNPGYFKWTQWIFLKLYNAWFNPETNRAESIDTLKYPQDCTTESAKRAFRDSKRLAFVSEAPVNWCPELGTVLANEEVIDGKSEVGGFPVVRKPMRQWMLRITAYAERLLSDLDTIEWSHSLKEMQRNWIGRSEGATVTFTVSVPQGSNAPQSSIEVFTTRPDTLFGATYMVLSPEHKIVAAITTAEQRAAVAEYQEFAASRSDLERTELAKEKTGVFTGAFAINPVNGEKIPIWIADYVLASYGTGAIMAVPAHDTRDFEFATKFNLPIVQVVQPADPNAQWQGYTDEGTAVNSAGAQISLNGLPTAEAKRRITSWLGSQGLGKKTINYKLRDWLFSRQRYWGEPFPIVWKKDAGGQSYHEALPESALPILPPKLDDYKPTSDGQPPLARAADWVSLPDGSTRETNTMPQWAGSCWYYLRYLDAQNATSFVSREAERYWMGSDSSANSNVPDSTPEKPASSAAVQNTSTPGVDLYVGGTEHAVLHLLYARFWHKVLFDLGHVSTPEPFFKLVNQGLILGEDGQKMSKSRGNVVNPDDILVEYGADAFRLYEMFMGPLQDSKPWNTKGVEGVYRFLGRVWRLFVDEQSEVEFEQAETTAQPGDTQLLDRIKLHAAVRDVTPTAAQSKVLHACVRKVTEDLDNLGFNTAISAMMIFSNEAIKWETRPASVMRDFLVLLHPFAPHLAEELWSLLNTNRGETRPSLPYAPWPKFDPALLVEDILEIAVQVNGKLRDVIRVAANADNATLEAAAKASEKVQPFLAGKTIRKVIVVPKKLVNIAV; this is translated from the coding sequence ATCCATTTCACTTGATTGAACCCAAATGGCAGCACGCCTGGGATCAAAACCACTCGTTTCGCGCATTCAGCCCCGGCGACGCCGTCCCCGCCGATCATCCCTTCGCCCTGCGGCATGGGATCAAGTCCGGCGCCGCGGAAACCAGCCAGCTTCCGCGAAAGTTCTACATTCTCGACATGTTCCCCTACCCCTCCGGCGCAGGCCTCCATGTAGGACATCCCGAAGGCTACACGGCAACGGACATCCTGGCGCGATATCGCCGCTCCCAAGGCTTCAACGTTCTGCACCCGATGGGATGGGATGCATTCGGCCTGCCTGCGGAGCAATATGCCATCAAGACAGGCCAGCATCCGCGGGTCACCACTGAGGCCAACATCGCCAACTTCAAACGCCAGATCAAAAGCCTGGGGTTTAGCTACGATTGGTCGCGCGAAGTCGATACGACTAATCCCGGTTACTTCAAGTGGACCCAATGGATCTTCCTGAAGCTTTACAACGCATGGTTCAACCCTGAAACAAATCGCGCCGAATCCATCGATACTCTGAAGTATCCGCAGGATTGCACCACGGAATCGGCGAAGCGCGCGTTCCGCGATTCCAAACGCCTGGCTTTCGTCAGCGAAGCGCCTGTGAATTGGTGCCCTGAACTCGGTACGGTTCTGGCCAATGAAGAAGTCATCGACGGCAAGAGCGAGGTCGGGGGTTTCCCCGTCGTTCGAAAACCAATGCGCCAATGGATGCTGCGAATCACCGCCTACGCCGAACGCCTCCTTTCCGATCTCGACACGATCGAATGGAGCCATTCCCTGAAGGAAATGCAGCGGAACTGGATAGGCCGCAGCGAAGGAGCCACCGTCACCTTCACTGTTTCGGTTCCTCAAGGATCCAATGCGCCGCAGAGTTCCATCGAGGTCTTCACCACGCGCCCCGACACCCTGTTTGGCGCGACTTACATGGTCCTTTCGCCCGAGCACAAGATTGTCGCGGCGATCACCACCGCGGAGCAGCGAGCTGCAGTGGCAGAATACCAGGAGTTCGCGGCATCGCGGAGTGACCTCGAACGCACGGAGCTCGCCAAGGAAAAAACCGGAGTCTTCACGGGCGCGTTTGCCATCAACCCGGTGAATGGGGAAAAGATCCCGATCTGGATCGCGGATTACGTCCTCGCCAGCTACGGCACGGGCGCGATCATGGCAGTGCCCGCGCACGACACGCGGGATTTTGAGTTTGCGACAAAGTTCAACCTGCCGATTGTGCAGGTCGTTCAACCCGCTGATCCAAACGCGCAATGGCAGGGCTACACCGATGAAGGCACCGCTGTAAATTCGGCGGGCGCGCAGATCTCGCTCAATGGACTGCCCACAGCCGAAGCCAAGCGCAGGATCACGTCGTGGCTTGGATCCCAGGGTCTCGGGAAGAAAACCATCAACTACAAACTGCGCGACTGGCTGTTCAGCCGCCAGCGTTACTGGGGAGAACCGTTTCCGATCGTTTGGAAGAAAGATGCCGGCGGCCAAAGCTATCACGAAGCGCTTCCCGAATCAGCCTTGCCGATCCTGCCTCCCAAACTCGACGACTACAAACCCACGTCGGATGGCCAGCCGCCCCTCGCCCGCGCGGCGGATTGGGTGAGCCTGCCCGACGGCTCCACCCGCGAAACCAATACCATGCCGCAATGGGCGGGATCGTGCTGGTATTATCTGCGATACCTCGACGCGCAGAATGCGACTTCGTTCGTGAGCCGCGAGGCGGAACGATATTGGATGGGCAGCGACTCGAGCGCTAACTCGAACGTCCCGGATTCAACGCCGGAAAAGCCAGCGTCCTCCGCTGCCGTTCAGAATACCTCTACACCCGGTGTCGACTTGTATGTGGGAGGCACGGAGCACGCCGTGTTGCACCTGCTTTATGCGCGCTTCTGGCACAAGGTGCTCTTCGATCTCGGCCATGTCTCCACGCCTGAACCGTTCTTCAAGCTGGTCAACCAGGGCCTGATCCTCGGCGAAGATGGGCAGAAAATGTCAAAGTCGCGCGGCAACGTCGTGAATCCCGACGACATTCTCGTGGAATACGGCGCCGACGCCTTTCGCCTTTACGAAATGTTCATGGGCCCGCTGCAGGACAGCAAGCCGTGGAACACCAAGGGCGTCGAAGGCGTTTACCGCTTCCTCGGACGCGTGTGGCGGCTCTTCGTCGATGAACAAAGCGAAGTCGAATTCGAGCAGGCCGAAACCACCGCGCAACCGGGCGATACACAATTGCTTGATCGGATCAAATTGCATGCCGCGGTCCGGGACGTCACCCCCACAGCCGCGCAATCCAAGGTGCTCCACGCGTGCGTTCGCAAGGTCACTGAGGACCTCGACAACCTGGGATTCAATACCGCCATTTCGGCGATGATGATTTTCAGCAATGAGGCAATCAAGTGGGAGACGCGTCCTGCATCGGTGATGCGTGATTTCCTGGTGCTCCTGCATCCGTTCGCGCCGCATCTCGCTGAGGAGTTGTGGTCCCTGCTGAACACCAATCGCGGCGAAACTCGGCCGTCGCTGCCGTATGCGCCGTGGCCAAAGTTCGATCCCGCGTTGCTGGTCGAAGATATCCTGGAAATTGCCGTGCAGGTGAATGGCAAGCTGCGTGATGTAATTCGTGTCGCTGCAAATGCCGACAACGCCACTCTCGAAGCTGCGGCCAAGGCGTCCGAAAAAGTCCAGCCGTTCCTCGCGGGCAAAACGATCCGGAAAGTCATCGTGGTTCCGAAGAAGCTCGTGAATATTGCGGTCTAA